One window from the genome of Salvia miltiorrhiza cultivar Shanhuang (shh) chromosome 7, IMPLAD_Smil_shh, whole genome shotgun sequence encodes:
- the LOC130991593 gene encoding callose synthase 11-like has translation MNLRQRQPPTRGRGPQPPPPPPQLLSEPFNIIPIHNLLLDHPSLRFPEVRAAAAALRSAGDLRKPPFNPWHDSMDLLDWLGSFFGFQMDNVRNQREHLVLHLANSQMRLPSAPDRLDGGVLRRFRVKLLKNYDSWCSYLGKRSQVRLPSRHNPDLERRELLYVCLYLLIWGEAANLRFLPECLCYIYHHMALELNFILDDHVDETTAQLFVPSTCKQFGFLDYVVKPIYTTIKGEAARSRNGTAPHSAWRNYDDINEYFWRRKCFKRVKWPLDLSSNFFLTAGEKRVGKTGFVEQRTFWNVFRSFDRLWVLLILFFQAAAIVAWERTEYPWQALESRDVQVELLTIFITWAGLRFVQSILDAGTQYTLVTKDTKLLGIRMVLKSLVAMTWAIVFGVFYGQIWSQKNSDGMWSDESNQRIFTFLKAALVFVIPELLALILFIVPWVRNVIEEANWRILYVLTWWFNTRTFVGRGVREGLVDNVRYTVFWVGVLASKFAFSYFLQIKPLVEPTRILLNLTGVKYTWHEFFTSTNRMAVVVLWAPVVLIYLVDMQIWYTIFASLWGSAIGLFLHIGEIRNIGQLRLRFQFFASALQFNLMPEDQTLSSEANVVHKLRDAIHRLKLRYGLGQSYKKMESSQVEATRFALIWNEIIITLREEDLLSDRELELLELPPNCWDIKVIRWPCYLLCNELLIALSQARELADASDRWLWSRISQNEYRRCAVTEAYDSLKYLLFEIIKYESDEHSIATRFFKEVDDHISFEKFTGVYRTAILPKIHDRLISLIELLLKPEKDMDKLVNVLQALYELAVRELPRVKKSVGQLRQEGLAPSNPNAAVLLFENAVQVPDDDDAFFYRQLRRLHTILSSRDWMLNVPKNLEARRRIAFFSNSLFMNMPRAPQVEKMMAFSVLTPYYDEEVLYGKESLRSPNEDGISTLFYLQKIYDDEWANFMERMRREGLQDDGEIWTSKSRDLRLWASCRGQTLSRTVRGMMYYYRALKMLSFLDAASEMDIRQGSQDISSAGTLRNNSSSINIQGLGTPNARNLRRAGSSVSLLYKGTEFGVALMKFTYVVACQMYGVHKGKGDSRADEILYLMKNNEALRVAYVDEVHLGREEVEYYSVLVKYDQQLKKEVEIYRIKLPGPLKLGEGKPENQNHAIIFTRGDALQTIDMNQDSYFEEALKMRNLLEEFKVNYGIRKPTILGLRENIFTGSVSSLAWFMSAQEMSFVTLGQRVLANPLKVRMHYGHPDVFDRFWFLTRGGISKASRVINISEDIYAGFNCTLRGGNVTHHEYMQVGKGRDVGLNQISMFEAKVASGNGEQILSRDIYRLGHRLDFFRMLSVFYTTVGFFFNNMMVVIMVYTFLWGRLYLALSGVEEYASENNKALGAIINQQFIIQIGIFTALPMIVENSLEHGFLSAIWDFLTMQLELASFFYTFSMGTRAHFFGRTILHGGAKYRATGRGFVVQHKSFAENYRLYARSHFVKGIELGVILIVYASTSRAKIDAFVYIAMTISSWFLVVSWIMAPFIFNPSGFDWLKTVYDFDDFVNWIWYRGILVKADHSWETWWYEEQDHFRTTGLWGKLLEIILDLRFFFFQYGIVYHLDISNGKTSIIVYLLSWIYLIVAVGIYIVVAYARDKYAATEHIYYRVVQFLVIVVIVLVVVLLLHFTDVTVSDFIKSFMAFVPTGWGIILIAQVLRPFLQSSVVWETVVSLARIYDMMFGIIVMAPLALLSWMPGFQQMQTRILFNEAFSRGLQISRILTGKSNSET, from the coding sequence ATGAATCTGAGGCAGCGACAGCCTCCCACGCGCGGCCGTGGGCCTCAGCCTCCACCACCTCCACCGCAGCTGTTGTCGGAGCCCTTCAACATCATTCCAATACACAACCTTCTCCTGGACCACCCCTCCCTCCGCTTCCCAGAGGtacgcgccgccgccgccgccttgcGCTCAGCCGGCGACCTCCGCAAACCGCCGTTCAACCCATGGCACGACTCCATGGACCTCCTAGACTGGCTCGGCTCGTTCTTCGGCTTCCAAATGGACAACGTGAGGAATCAGAGGGAGCATTTGGTGCTCCACTTGGCCAACTCCCAAATGCGCCTACCCTCCGCCCCCGACCGCCTCGATGGCGGCGTGCTCCGCCGCTTCCGCGTGAAGCTCCTGAAGAATTACGACTCCTGGTGCTCGTATTTGGGGAAAAGGTCTCAAGTCCGTCTCCCCAGCCGCCACAACCCGGATCTCGAACGCCGTGAGCTCTTGTATGTGTGCCTTTATCTACTGATTTGGGGCGAGGCCGCAAACCTGCGGTTTCTCCCCGAGTGTTTGTGTTACATATATCATCACATGGCGTTGGAACTTAATTTCATTCTCGATGATCACGTTGATGAGACTACTGCGCAGCTTTTTGTTCCGTCTACTTGCAAGCAATTTGGTTTCTTGGATTATGTTGTTAAGCCGATTTATACTACGATAAAGGGCGAGGCCGCCAGGAGCAGGAATGGGACTGCTCCACATTCCGCGTGGAGAAACTATGATGATATTAACGAGTACTTTTGGAGAAGGAAATGCTTCAAGAGAGTCAAATGGCCCCTTGATTTGTCAAGTAACTTCTTTTTGACTGCAGGCGAGAAGAGGGTGGGGAAGACAGGGTTTGTGGAGCAGCGGACCTTTTGGAATGTGTTTCGGAGCTTTGATAGGTTGTGGGTGTTACTAATACTCTTTTTTCAGGCTGCTGCAATTGTTGCTTGGGAGAGGACGGAGTATCCATGGCAGGCATTGGAGAGCAGGGACGTGCAAGTGGAGTTGCTTACGATATTCATAACGTGGGCTGGTTTGAGGTTTGTGCAATCGATTCTTGATGCTGGCACACAGTATACTCTGGTTACTAAGGATACAAAGTTGCTTGGTATCAGAATGGTTTTGAAGAGTTTGGTTGCTATGACTTGGGCAATTGTGTTTGGTGTTTTCTATGGACAGATTTGGAGCCAGAAGAATTCGGATGGGATGTGGTCGGATGAGTCGAACCAAAGGATTTTTACATTCCTTAAAGCTGCTTTAGTTTTTGTCATTCCTGAACTACTTGCCTTGATCCTGTTCATTGTTCCTTGGGTCCGCAATGTGATTGAAGAGGCGAATTGGCGCATTCTGTATGTTTTAACATGGTGGTTCAACACCCGAACATTTGTGGGGAGAGGTGTTAGAGAGGGGCTAGTTGATAATGTAAGGTACACCGTGTTCTGGGTGGGAGTGTTGGCTTCCAAATTTGCTTTCAGTTACTTCCTTCAAATCAAACCTCTTGTAGAACCAACAAGAATACTCCTCAATCTCACAGGGGTGAAATATACTTGGCATGAATTCTTCACTAGCACCAATAGAATGGCAGTGGTGGTGTTGTGGGCGCCGGTTGTGTTGATATATTTAGTGGATATGCAGATTTGGTACACAATATTCGCCTCTCTGTGGGGGTCGGCAATAGGGTTGTTCTTACATATAGGCGAGATTCGAAACATTGGCCAGCTCAGGCTTAGATTCCAGTTCTTTGCAAGTGCGTTGCAGTTTAATCTGATGCCAGAGGATCAGACTCTTAGTTCGGAGGCAAACGTAGTTCACAAACTGCGTGATGCAATTCACCGTCTTAAGCTCCGGTATGGCCTTGGTCAGTCGTACAAGAAGATGGAATCAAGTCAGGTTGAAGCTACTAGATTTGCACTAATATGGAATGAGATAATCATCACTTTAAGAGAGGAAGACCTCCTCAGCGATCGTGAACTGGAGCTACTGGAATTGCCACCCAACTGTTGGGATATCAAAGTAATACGGTGGCCGTGTTATCTATTGTGCAATGAGCTGTTAATTGCTCTGAGCCAAGCTAGAGAACTTGCAGATGCGTCTGACAGGTGGTTGTGGTCTCGTATAAGCCAGAATGAGTACCGAAGGTGTGCAGTCACTGAAGCTTATGATAGTCTCAAGTACTTGCTTTTTGAGATCATAAAATATGAATCAGATGAACACTCAATAGCTACAAGATTTTTCAAGGAGGTTGATGATCACATTAGCTTCGAAAAGTTCACAGGGGTCTATAGAACAGCAATTCTTCCCAAAATTCATGACCGGTTGATATCTCTTATTGAGCTTCTCCTCAAGCCTGAGAAGGATATGGATAAATTGGTGAATGTACTTCAAGCCTTGTATGAGCTTGCAGTACGGGAACTTCCACGAGTGAAGAAGAGTGTTGGTCAGTTAAGGCAGGAAGGTTTGGCACCTTCCAATCCAAACGCTGCAGTCTTACTATTTGAGAATGCAGTTCAGGTGCCAGATGATGATGATGCGTTCTTCTACAGGCAGTTGCGTCGTTTGCACACGATTCTTAGTTCACGGGACTGGATGCTGAATGTCCCTAAAAATCTGGAGGCAAGACGACGGATTGCTTTCTTTAGTAATTCCCTATTTATGAACATGCCTCGTGCGCCCCAGGTTGAGAAAATGATGGCCTTCAGTGTCTTGACTCCTTACTATGATGAGGAAGTCTTGTACGGAAAGGAAAGTCTGAGAAGTCCCAATGAAGATGGTATCTCAACCTTGTTTTATCTGCAAAAAATTTATGATGATGAGTGGGCAAATTTTATGGAACGTATGCGCAGGGAAGGACTGCAAGATGATGGTGAAATATGGACTTCCAAATCAAGGGATCTCAGGCTATGGGCATCCTGCAGGGGTCAGACACTGTCTCGAACTGTCAGAGGAATGATGTATTACTATAGGGCTCTTAAGATGCTTTCCTTTCTAGACGCCGCCTCGGAGATGGACATAAGACAAGGATCACAAGATATTTCTTCAGCTGGTACATTGAGAAATAACAGCAGCAGCATCAATATTCAAGGCTTAGGCACACCCAATGCTCGAAACCTCAGGAGGGCAGGAAGTAGTGTCAGCCTGCTTTACAAAGGCACCGAGTTTGGTGTTGCTCTTATGAAGTTCACTTATGTGGTTGCCTGCCAAATGTATGGAGTGCATAAGGGGAAAGGTGATTCCCGTGCTGATGAGATCTTATActtgatgaaaaataatgagGCCCTTCGAGTTGCTTATGTTGATGAGGTTCACTTGGGAAGAGAAGAGGTGGAATACTATTCGGTCTTGGTGAAGTATGATCAACAGCTAAAAAAAGAAGTGGAAATCTATCGCATCAAATTACCTGGCCCACTGAAACTTGGGGAGGGTAAACCTGAAAATCAAAATCATGCGATAATATTCACCCGTGGTGATGCTTTGCAGACAATTGACATGAATCAGGATAGCTACTTTGAGGAGGCACTCAAGATGCGGAATCTGTTGGAGGAATTCAAAGTCAATTATGGCATCAGGAAGCCGACAATTCTGGGGCTTCGTGAAAATATATTCACGGGTTCTGTTTCATCATTAGCTTGGTTCATGTCTGCTCAGGAGATGAGTTTTGTCACACTAGGGCAGCGTGTACTCGCCAATCCTCTGAAAGTGAGGATGCACTATGGACATCCTGATGTCTTCGACAGGTTCTGGTTTTTGACTCGAGGCGGTATAAGCAAAGCTTCAAGAGTTATCAATATTAGTGAAGACATATATGCTGGATTCAATTGCACATTAAGGGGTGGCAATGTGACTCATCATGAATACATGCAAGTGGGTAAGGGAAGGGATGTAGGATTGAATCAGATCTCCATGTTTGAGGCCAAGGTTGCTAGTGGAAATGGGGAGCAGATTTTGAGCAGAGATATATACAGATTGGGTCATAGACTTGACTTCTTTCGTATGCTTTCTGTCTTCTATACAACAGTGGGTTTTTTCTTCAACAACATGATGGTGGTGATCATGGTTTACACATTTCTGTGGGGACGCTTGTACCTTGCTCTCAGCGGTGTTGAGGAATATGCTTCTGAGAACAATAAGGCCTTAGGTGCAATTATAAATCAGCAATTCATTATCCAGATTGGAATTTTCACAGCCCTTCCAATGATTGTAGAGAACTCACTTGAACATGGGTTTCTTTCAGCAATTTGGGATTTTCTCACGATGCAGTTGGAGCTTGCTTCATTTTTCTATACTTTTTCAATGGGAACACGTGCACATTTCTTTGGTCGGACCATTCTGCATGGAGGTGCCAAATACCGTGCAACTGGGCGCGGTTTTGTTGTGCAGCACAAGAGCTTCGCAGAAAATTACAGGCTATATGCCCGGAGCCACTTTGTGAAGGGCATTGAACTTGGAGTTATTTTGATAGTTTATGCCTCCACTAGCCGGGCCAAAATAGATGCCTTTGTTTACATCGCCATGACAATATCTAGTTGGTTCCTTGTAGTATCATGGATCATGGCTCCTTTTATCTTTAATCCTTCTGGTTTCGACTGGCTGAAAACTGTGtatgattttgatgattttgtaAACTGGATATGGTACAGAGGGATTTTAGTGAAAGCTGATCACAGCTGGGAGACGTGGTGGTATGAGGAACAGGACCACTTTAGAACAACTGGTCTCTGGGGAAAATTGTTGGAGATAATTTTGGATCTTCGATTCTTCTTTTTCCAGTATGGTATTGTGTACCATTTGGATATTTCAAATGGTAAGACAAGTATTATTGTATACTTGTTATCATGGATCTATCTAATTGTGGCTGTGGGTATATATATAGTCGTAGCTTATGCCCGGGATAAATATGCTGCAACGGAGCACATCTATTATAGAGTGGTTCAATTTCTTGTTATTGTCGTTATAGTGCTTGTGGTTGTTCTACTTCTACACTTCACCGACGTCACAGTTAGTGATTTTATCAAAAGTTTTATGGCATTTGTCCCAACTGGATGGGGCATCATACTTATTGCGCAAGTGCTCAGGCCTTTCCTGCAGTCCAGTGTAGTTTGGGAGACCGTCGTGTCCCTGGCTCGTATATATGATATGATGTTTGGAATAATAGTCATGGCTCCATTGGCCCTTCTCTCATGGATGCCTGGATTTCAACAGATGCAAACGAGGATACTCTTTAATGAAGCTTTTAGCCGGGGACTTCAAATTTCTCGTATTCTCACCGGAAAGTCTAACTCTGAGACATGA